A segment of the Anabrus simplex isolate iqAnaSimp1 chromosome 11, ASM4041472v1, whole genome shotgun sequence genome:
ACAGCACGGGACACAAAATTTATTCTCATTAATTGACACTCGGTGTTTGTTCACTAACATTTTCACAGTTACACTCGTTGTCGCTATCGTAGACCTCAGTTCACATCCCGTGCATGACACTCTCGCAGTTCAGAATGAGGCACTCTGCCGCTACCCAGTGTTATCTTTCACGCTTCTCAGCACACGATGGTCGCTACACACTGAACGTACCGTCAGTTCTGCTGGTAGGATTTAGAGGGGACGGACTTCATTTCCGGCGGGGTCAGTGACTTTATTATTAAAtaggctggttgtttgtgctgtccctaacaatCCAGCATCTCATACACAACTATCCTCTTCCACAACAACATACACGACAGGGTCTGCCTACAAGGACTGCACCACGCTACAAACAGTCACACAAAATCTGACTGGTAATAGTTTCCTCACTTTCTTGTTTCAGGGAATACATTACGAGACCGGGGGCTGCTAATCAAGATGGGACTAACTTCGAGATTAAGATGTGTGCCCTGGTCTTCTTACGAGCTGTGCAGTCCAACAGCAGCTTCACAAACTTCAAAATGACATCGAACGACGAACGTGCAGGTGGCTTTGATGATATAGTGTTTTCCTACGGGAGTCCTGACAATGAACAAAATATCCTGGTGCAGTTAAAAACTAGTGAACACCCAATAAGTCTTACGGGAAAAAAGTCGTTGAAGAATTATTTTGAAAGTCTGGAAAAATCAAACACGTCAGCTCATTTTAAGAACTGTACATATGCTTTCTTTACAAACGCAAATGTGGAATTAACAAATAGAGTCGAATGTCTTGACTCTCCTGCAAAGAATTTGTTGTGTACAACATGGAAACCTGAAGATGTATTTAAGGTCAATATTACTGATAACATCTGTAAAGACTTTAAGAATGAAACTGGAGCTAAAGATTTTGTGGACAGGCTTTTAATATTTAGATATCAATTTGGTCCAAAAGATGTGGATGAAATTATAAAGCAGGAACTAATCAAAATGTGCAATGGCTTTGTATTTCAGTGTCACGTCATTCAGAAGAACTTCGTTGAAAAAATTGCAGCctggtgggaaaagaagaagaaaacagcaCTTGATGACAAGTGGGAAGAATGGACTGAGCTGCAAAATGAACTCCTTGGTCAGAATACACTGCTGAAAGAGATACAATTTCGTGAGGATGTTCTTTCAGATCTCGAAAATAGGGTGCTGGGTTCTGAGTATGATATAATACTCTTTAAATGTGAGAGCAATGAAGCCCAAATAGCGTGTCTAAAAGTATATCAAACCTTTATCAAAAAGGAGAAACTTCCAGTAATTTTTACTGACATCTCTGAACCTCAGAGGAGTCAGGATACGCTTTTCAGTCTCTGGTCGAATGGTGTGTGTGACGTGCTGGTCGTTACTGATGTTACGAACTGTTATCAGAACTTAGGAGAAAATATAGTGAGGTATATTAATAACCCTCAGAAACGGAATAAGGAAAAGCTTGTCATCATCTCTAGCAGGGATGCCAAAACATTAGGGATCTCGCAAGATTTTTTAGATGAAATTGGTACAGAAATTATTAAATCTAGTTTAAACCAGTTAGATCACAAGTCACAAGCCCGATTGAAAGACCTACCTGTCGATTTCCAGGGAAAAACAATCGCACTTGGTAGTATATCGGTTGAAAAAGTTCTAGAAGGAGGTATTCTTCAAGATGTTTTATCTTCTACAAAGGTAAAGATTGGGGAAGCTATGCCTGAATCTACTGGGATATACATACCAAGAACATTGTCTAAGAAGTTTCTTGTGAACGTAGAAGTCTTGCTTTCAGATGACAATTTTTTTCTCTGTGACATGAACACGCAGGTCCTCAAGTTGTTGTTAGCAAAAGCAAAAGGAGTGGAGAATATAGATGAAAGATGGTTTAGTGAGAACGAACACAGATTTAATGTGAAGAGCAGTCAAGAATTTGAAGCAGCAATAAGCGGATTCAAATGTTGTGCCGAATATCCATCAGAAGATCCTCTTCACTTCTTAAAAGCAACTGGCATAGCCTGTACACTTCAGTGGGTGCATTCTCATGGGAACACTGAGAACGTCCACAGAAACCTCGAGGGAGGCGCATTGGTAAAACGTGATTTCCTTACTTTTACCGAATGTGGTAGATTTTGGAGGTCAGAGGAAGAAGACCTCGTGAGTAAACGGTTTGGGACAGTCATTGTGGCAGGTGAACCTGGTAGCGGTAAAACTGCTCTTTTGCGTGAGCTGGCCAGGAAGAGGAAGGAAATCTATCCTCATCGCTGGACTATTTATATAGACCTTAACAAACATTCAGCAACCCTTGAGATGATGAAAAGAACTTCCGTAAATAGTACAAATGTTCTTGACCTTTTAAGCAAACCTGCTAATCTAGATGGTTGTGAACTAGGAAAGAAATTACTGAACTACAACTTgttggaagaaggagatgatttGTGCATTCTATTTGATGCTTTTGATGAAATAGAGCCATCACACATTGATACAGTTATTGATATTTTGACATTCATTAGGAGAAATTTAAGACGATCAACTTTATGCGTTGCATCAAGGTATAATGTGAAAGGAAAACTAGAAATGGAACTAAGAAGTAAAGCATTTGACATAGAACCGCTCTCTGACCAAGAACAGTTCAATTTTGTCTCTAAGTTGTGGGATGACGAGAAGGTTAAGAAGTTCCAAAGGACAGTTCTTGACAAAATACCAGTTTGCGATGGTGTTCGCCTTAGCAGCTTCCCTTTGCTCCTAAAAATGATGTGTGAAGTTTGTGATGACAGAGTCTTGTCAGACGAATCAATGTTATTAAACATTGCTAACTTATACGATACATTTATAGAGATGAAATTAGATATCTATTTAAAGAACAAGCTTCCTTTACATGGGCCTTCATCTCAAATCGATATAATGAAAGGGGAGCTGCGTAAGACTTTCATGGAGCGTCATATGATTTGTTCATTGGTTGCGTTGGATATCGTAGACAATCTCGATGAGACTTTTCAGTCTGAGATAATTGAGAAGGTACAGGAAATATGCCAAGATATTGAGGAGGGAAGAGAGTACTTAGGGATTATGGATTGCGTTGTTGATGGTAAGCCACATTTCCTTCATCGGTCATTTGCGGAGCATTTTGCTGGTAAGTGGCTTGCCAAACATTGGAAAGGGAACGAACCGCTTATTCGGTTAAGTGTTTCCGCTTCTTGGTTAGAAATTGTTTACAAAACCTTCTCTCAGGAATTGGCCAGGGAATTGCCAGCACATCTTGCTGTACTGAATGGAGATATCAATGCCCTGGAAAATGTGAAGGATCACTTGAACGAGACAGATGCTTTAGGAAGAACACCGCTGCATTTAGCAGTCCTGAACCGAGACAGAGGTGCCAAAGAAGTGCTGTTGGAGCTACTAAGATATAAACCTAACTTAAAAGTAACCGATAGACTGTTCGGTCTTACACCTCTGCGTTGTGCAGCCGAAGCTGAATGCTGGGAGTTAGTAGAAATTCTTCGAGACTTTGGTACTCCGTGACTGGGAATATGCCACATATCGACATCAGAAAGGAGTCTGTACACGCCATAGAAATGATTGGCGGACGCAATTTTATACTTAAATACTACGGGCTTCATTCACTTTTGTAAACATAAGGTCCAAGAAGACAGTATAATTGTTCATATTTTATTGCCCAAAACAAGACATTATCAATAAACGAAGAGAAACTTTACATTAAACTTCTTCAATGCTTTACACACCTATCACAGATGGTAATGAAAACATTTTTTAATATCTCAGAAGTATTCATTACCTCTTTCACTTACCCTCTTTTAACATGTTATACTTTGTCTATTGCCTTTAAAAATGGTATCACTGTAACTTGTCCCGGAAATTTATGTTAAAGGTGCTATTTAACAGTAATCAGTGCTATGGTAAAACAAAATTGTTCATCAGGAATAGTCTCAGATTCTGCAACAGATTTAATATTTTGGTTCTATTCGTGATAAACTGGTGGAATATATTCCAtcagttcctgtaaatatttcagCATTGCAGGATTTATATTTCTTGGACCACGATATTTTCGGGGAAGTGTTTCACAACTAAGTGAAGGTCTAGCAGGTAATTTTGTTTTCGTTCTAATGTCCACAGAATCATAATTCTAAATTTCACCATAGCTGTACTTGAAACAAGATTTTAAAAGCTGATTTTTAGTTGCTTTCAAACAAGTAATCTTACTCAGCAATATCTTTTGACAAGATTCTGACACTTTTTTTATCTGGACTTTATCAAAGAGAACTTTGGCAGTGATAAACATACCAGTTGTCATTTTGACAGCACTGGAAGGTTTCTTAACACTAGTTTTCTTACCTAGCTCCATCCAATTGATCATGAACATAAATATAAGATATTTGCCTCGTTTTTCTCAAAACGTCCAAAGTCCCGGGCACATGGTAAAAATGTTTGTCCGGGTATCATTTATTTATGTACTACATCATCTATGCTGCCAGATTGCGTCGGATATATACAAAATCCAACCAAACTAAGCTTCTTGTTTTGGTCAAAACAAGAATTATAATAGACACGTAAGTGACGTAATTCAGCAGGGATTGATTCTATCTAATGCTTAAGACATGAAATAATGTCATCCGCTCCCCTCTCTGCAGTGTCTTCCGACCACATAAACATTGTTGCATCATTATTAGACACATTATGAGTACAAAAGTGTACACAAAAGTTGAAGTCAACTCCTAGAGAAAAGTGCGGTGTGGGGTTCGCAGACACTGAAGCAATAACcattacaaaattattattattattattattctttcaaaaTGCTTTGTCCACCTTCAGATTTTCATATGCAGCATTAACCTGTTTGGTATGAAATATCATCTTAGATTCAAGTTCCATCCTATTTGTAATGTTATTTTGTGATAAAATTTGCACTTCAAGGCTATCACTACGTGGTGTTACTAAGCCAATACTGAAATACTTGTAGAATATTTTTAATACATGCCAAGGCTGAGAGGTTCCTTGTTATTACATTTGTACTTATCTTCATATGGAGGGTACATTTTGCATACATTTAGTTTTCTACTTAGGTATTTCGTAATCGGGTTTCTTTTCCTTGACTGGACTGCACTGAGCAGGGAAAGTGTTGGTGTGAGCTCGAGCAAATGCAAAGTCTTCATCGCTACATTTACTTGGGCGATTGCTGTGACGTCCTCTTTTGTCCACctttaataagtaaataataaatgtgctATTTAATAAAAACGTTGGCTTGTAATGTAAAACACTGGAAATTTCCATTAATGAGAATTTACAGCTTTTCCTAGTGATGCATAATAAAAGTAAAACATGCAAGCTTGCCTGAAGAGAACCTACGTTTTGTATGTTGAATTACTAGAGACATTCGCCCATTGCTTATACCGAAGATGTCAGTTGCAGCTGTGGGTTAGACCGTTCTTGACAAATCCAGAAACGCAAGAACTTTCGCCTTTTGTAATTATCCTAATACAATCCCTggagagtagtataatacagggattcggccgccacctccaccccgggctctcgggagaggcctccacctcccgcgggaaatttgaattttggcgcgagatttgaatttgtaaacaaagccacgtgctttttgacagctgtcatggacaacaacgcatcgctaaaatcactgctgccatcttgacgggcctaaacctcagtggtaccaacttaaccttactagcgcgagatttgaatttgtaaacaaatccacgtgctttttgacagccacttgctgtttgacagacaacaacgtatcgcaaacctcagtgcagctatcttgacgaacctaaacattagtggtaccaacttaacctcactagcgcgagatttgaatttgtaagcaaatccacgtgctttttgacagccgtcatccgccatctttaaactacagagcaccgtgctgcactctatgttgtggcggcaaagtcgaagtgctttacaaactcacgtgcttttgctatccgccatctttaatccagagaggaccgtgctgccctcctaGTAGCGATAACAAATTCCCTCTCGTCTGCcggtgtgtcaggtgacgtaactgcgtgtGCTGGCGGCCTTCAACAGCTTTTGACCTAATTTCGGCTGGCTCccatcggcacggcacggtaacagctgatacacgcgctctcgtaaaccaatattccgttcaaaatttttccatctttcccaaattaactgaggcaccctttagacgggtacaatatatagGTTAACATGGCGTCTTTGTAGCATAGCAACAAGTCCATTTCTGCTACTATCTTGGAGTGACCTAAGCAGCTTCGATCATGGGtgaatccggtggtatttaaaggcgaTCAAATATAACagaattgcggcacctcggcaccgaaatccgtaaaagtagatagtgggataaaatgccaataaatttattattattattattattattattattattattattattattattattattgctatttgctttacgtcgcaccgacacagatagatctcacggcgacaacgggacaggaacggcctaggaatatgaaggaagcagccgtggcgttaattaaggtacagccccagcatttgcctggtgtgaaaatgggagaccaaggaaaatcatcttcgaacctactatctcccgccaCACTCATACCAAGCTACCCCATTAGCTCAGAAAACGAGTTTGTTGTAGAAATGATTTACTTTTTTCAGAGGATGATGCTCGAAGTGAATGGAAGAACATGAGAACTTTACAGAAAGGAATTGAAAAAAAACGATGAAATACAAATCTGGTGATGTCGGCGGTAAAACGCAACTTTGGATCTGGCCAATTTTTGAGTTGCTCTAGCTTTTGAAAGATGAGATGAATCCAAATACAACTTCTGGAAACCTGAACCCGTCCCGTGCGATTACATTCCCGTCTGCCAACGACATGAACTTGGATGAACTTGATGACAGATGGCGAGTGTTCGACTGTTTCATCACGTTCTGAAACTCCCACTCTAGCTCGAGTTTCGGTTCTTAAAGTCCCCGAaagagaaaagaaaatgtgcaagaTATCGTGGCAAAGAAAATGTTGCTGGTAGAAGAGCAAAAAGTCGAACTCGTTAAAAAGAGTAGCGAACAATGTCAAGATTTTCACCTTTTTAATGAACTTGCTGCCTCATTTTAAAGATATGTCAGCTTTaaaaagttaacaatgagaaataaAATTACGCAGCTTTTGACTGACGCGAAAATGGCTAAATCAGATGATGGTGGGGCTTTTGGAACATTTCATTACATCGACCTTCCAACTATGAGACTCCACAACAGCAGtggtaaaatataaatttaaacatCTACATGGAAATAGCTTGTGGTGTTTTACAATGCCATTCAAAAATGTTTCCTGAGAGGATCTTTAattctgttttcatttgtttcataAAATGACGTAGCTCCAATACATTTAGTATAATTTAAAAGGAATGTACTCTAACCTTTATTTACCACCTCTACCGGCTCATTTGTTTTCAAATGCAAAAATACTGCTAATATAATCCACATGAAAGTGACTTACCTCAGTCTCTCCTCTGGTTTTCTCCAGATCGTCTTTAACTTTGCTAAGGATATAATCAAATGTTGATACGGACATTCTTGTGTAACGTACAAAGTGT
Coding sequences within it:
- the LOC136883509 gene encoding uncharacterized protein yields the protein MSNSPQDGGPGSSTPAGEYITRPGAANQDGTNFEIKMCALVFLRAVQSNSSFTNFKMTSNDERAGGFDDIVFSYGSPDNEQNILVQLKTSEHPISLTGKKSLKNYFESLEKSNTSAHFKNCTYAFFTNANVELTNRVECLDSPAKNLLCTTWKPEDVFKVNITDNICKDFKNETGAKDFVDRLLIFRYQFGPKDVDEIIKQELIKMCNGFVFQCHVIQKNFVEKIAAWWEKKKKTALDDKWEEWTELQNELLGQNTLLKEIQFREDVLSDLENRVLGSEYDIILFKCESNEAQIACLKVYQTFIKKEKLPVIFTDISEPQRSQDTLFSLWSNGVCDVLVVTDVTNCYQNLGENIVRYINNPQKRNKEKLVIISSRDAKTLGISQDFLDEIGTEIIKSSLNQLDHKSQARLKDLPVDFQGKTIALGSISVEKVLEGGILQDVLSSTKVKIGEAMPESTGIYIPRTLSKKFLVNVEVLLSDDNFFLCDMNTQVLKLLLAKAKGVENIDERWFSENEHRFNVKSSQEFEAAISGFKCCAEYPSEDPLHFLKATGIACTLQWVHSHGNTENVHRNLEGGALVKRDFLTFTECGRFWRSEEEDLVSKRFGTVIVAGEPGSGKTALLRELARKRKEIYPHRWTIYIDLNKHSATLEMMKRTSVNSTNVLDLLSKPANLDGCELGKKLLNYNLLEEGDDLCILFDAFDEIEPSHIDTVIDILTFIRRNLRRSTLCVASRYNVKGKLEMELRSKAFDIEPLSDQEQFNFVSKLWDDEKVKKFQRTVLDKIPVCDGVRLSSFPLLLKMMCEVCDDRVLSDESMLLNIANLYDTFIEMKLDIYLKNKLPLHGPSSQIDIMKGELRKTFMERHMICSLVALDIVDNLDETFQSEIIEKVQEICQDIEEGREYLGIMDCVVDGKPHFLHRSFAEHFAGKWLAKHWKGNEPLIRLSVSASWLEIVYKTFSQELARELPAHLAVLNGDINALENVKDHLNETDALGRTPLHLAVLNRDRGAKEVLLELLRYKPNLKVTDRLFGLTPLRCAAEAECWELVEILRDFGTP